The Sandaracinus amylolyticus genomic interval CATCGGTCTCGAGCTCCGCTGCGCCGCAGGAGAGGTTCGCGTCCGGGAAGTACACGAGGAGGCGCCCGCTCGCGGGACGCGTGCTGGGCGGGATCGGCTCGCCGCGCACGCGCCGGTCACGACGCGACACCAGCCACGCGACCGTCTGCGCACGATCGCGCGCGAGGAGTTGCGGCTGGAGCTGTGGATCGCGCAGGGAGCGGCGCGGATCTCCGATGCCCGCGCGCGGCGCGCACCACGCGATCGTCTCCGCGAGCCGCTGCGCGAACGTGCTCCTCTTCATGGCGTCTTGGTGCGCGGCCACCAGCGACGGCCGGGGCCGAACGGCTTGGTGCCCGCGGGTGATCGCAACGACACGTGCGTGCGGATGTCGAGCACGAGCCCCGGCATGCCGCCGCCGTCGACGAGCTCGGCGAGCGTCGTGTCGAGGAACGTGTCGTAGATCTCCGCGCCGAACGCCGCCGCGCGGAACGTCGGCGCGCCGCGTAGCTCGCGCTCGAACCATCGCGCCGCAGCTTCGCGCGCCTCGGGCGCGACGAGGCGCGCGTCGTCGCAGGTGCCGTAGCTCATGCCCACCGGCCAGAGCCCCACGAGCCAGCCTTGCGGCGTCTCGCGCAGCGTGATGTCGAGGACGAGGTCCCCGTGCTCGATCGGGATCGTTCGCCCGTGGAAGTGCGCGACGAACGCTTCCGCTTCGTCGCGCGCGCCCACGAACGCTGCGAGGTTGTAGTAGATGGCCACCGTTTCCCCCGCGATCGAGCGTACCGCGAGCGTGCGGTCGCATGCGATGCGCGGGGTACGCAGGCCGTGCGCGCCGCGATCAGAATTGCGGCTGGAAGAGCCCGATGTGCGCACCCGTCGGATCTTGGATGAACGAGATGCGCCCGACGTTCGGCACCTCGATGAGCGGCACCACGATCGTCGCGCCGAGCGTCTCCGCCTTCGCGCGCGCGGCCTCGACCGTCTCGACCACGACGTAGGTCACCCACATCGGGGGGAAGCCCTCGGCCTTGCCGAGGTCCGCGACGCCGTCCTCCATCCCCGTGCCGGTCGCGAACACGGTGCTGCTGCCGCCCGGCATCTGCGTCTCGATCCAGCCGAGCACGCTCGTGTAGACCTTCTTCGCGCGCGCGAGATCGGGGCTCGTGATCGTCTCCCAGCAGAACTCGCCCGGCTGCGGGCGACCCCCTGCGGGATCGTCGCCGTTCGACTTCAGCAGACCGATCGTCGCGCCCGCGAAGTCCGAGACGATCGCGAGACGACCGACCTCGGGCACGTCGGTCGGCGGCATCATCGTGGACCCTCCGAGCTCGCTCATGCGCGCGACGGTCGCGTCGACGTCCTCGACCGATACGTAGCTCAGCCAGAACGGCGGGAACGGCGCGCCCTCGGGCTTCTTCATGATCCCGCCGATGCTCTTCTCGCCGACGTGCGCGATCGGGTACGGCGGCGCGCCTTCGCCCATCGGGAAGTCGACGAAGCGCCATCCGAAGAGCGCCGAATAGAACGCCTTCGCCTTCTCGACGTCGTCGGTCGTGAGCTCGCGCCAGACCACGCGACCGGGTGTCCGCTTCACGCTCATCACATGCTCCTCGTCGTGCCGGCGCCCCCCGCGGGCGCGGCGCGCGAGCATCGGTAACACGAAGCGCGAAGGCCGCGCGCTCTCTCGAGCACGCGGCCTTCGTTCGATCACGCTCGGTCGGCGTCAGCCGTTGTCGCCGCGACGCGGCGCGACGCCGGGCGGCAGCGTGCGCGCGCTGGGCGGCACCGTCGGCGGCTTCGGCGAACCGAACTTGTCGCGGAGGATCTCCGGCACGTCGAGCCCCGTCGCCGCCTTGATCTGCTCGCTCGTCGCGACGAGCTTGCCCGCGAGGCTCCCGTCGCCGCCGCTGCCGTTGCCGTGGCCCGGGCCGATCACGGTGAGGCGATCGATCTTGAGCTCACCGATCGTGCCCGTGATCTGACCGAGCATCGGCACGAGCTTCTGCATCAGCAGCACGTCGCGCCCGTTCGTCCCGCTCCCGCGATACGTCGCGGCGAGGTTCTTCAGCACGAGCGCGGTCGCGCGACCCTGCTCGACGATGCGCGCGGCCTCGGCCTTCGCGTTCTGCTCGGCCTTCTGACGCGCTGCCTCCGCGGGCTGGATGATGTCCGCCTGCAGCTGCAGCTTCACCTGCTCGATGCGCGCGTCCTGCATGCCGATCTCGGCCTGCGACTGCGCGATCAGCGCCTGCACCTCGGCCTGCTGCTCCGCGATCATCGCCTCGCGCTTCGTGCGCGCGTCGAGGATGCGTCGCTCGTTCTCCTTCGCCGCGACCTGCATCTGCGCGTCGAGCTTGGAGACCTCGGCCTCCATCGTGTTGCGCCACTTCTGCTCGGCCGCTTCCGCCTTGGTGCGCGCCTCCGCGATCTGCGCGTTGCGTCGCACCTGCGCGCTGAGCATCCGTCCGATCGCGTCGAGGTAGCCGACCTCGTCGGTCACGTTCTGGATCTTCAGCGTGTCGAGCACGAGCCCGATCGTCGACAGATCGTGCTCGGCCTCCTCGGTGAGCTTCGCCGCGAACGCTTCCTTGTCCTGGTTGACCTGCTCGGGCGTCAGCGTCGCGAGCACGCCGCGCAGGTTGCCCTCGAGCGTCTCCTGCGCGATCTCCATGATCTCGTTGCGCGACTTACCGAGGAAGCGCTCGACCACGTTGTGGATGAGCGGCTCTTCACCGGGCACCTTGATGTTGGCGACGCCCTGCACGGTGAGCGGGATGCCGCCCTTCGAGTAGGCGTTCTTCACCTGCAGCTCGATGATCATGTTCGTGAGATCCATCCGATCCACGGTCTCGAACAGCGGGATGCGGAACGTGCGGCCGCCCTTGATGAAGCGATATCCGATCGTCTTCCCGTCGGCGGTGGTCTGCTTGCCCCACCCCGAGAAGACGAGGACCTCGTTCGGGCCGCTCACGTAGAGCACGTTCTTGATGACGACGAGCATCGCGATGACGGCGACGACGCCGATGATCGCGAGCGCGAAGAGCGGAACGACGAACGCCATGGCTCAGGCCCTCCCCTGCGACGCGCCGTTGCCGCGTCCATCACCACCGAGGATCGCCGGCACGTCGACGCCGGTCGTCTCGCGCAGCGCGCTCATCACCGCCGCGACCATCTTCGGGTAGGTCGCCGCGTAGCTCGCGAGCGCGCTTCCATCGCCCTGATCGAGCACGTTCACCTCGTCGACGGACACGTTCTCGAGCGAGCGCACGACCGTGCCCACGATCTCCTCGAGGTGCTGGATGACGTAGATCTCGCGCGCCTGCGGTCCCATCGACTGCCAGGCGTCGCTCATCAGCGCGAGGATCTCCGCCGCCGCCGCGCCGTTCTCCGCGGTGGGCGCGGCCGCGCCCTTCGCGAGGATCTGCTGCGCCTGGCGCTGGAACTCCGCGGGGATGACGACCTCGGCCTGGAGGCGACGCCCCTCGAGCGCGGCGCGCACTTCCTGGAGCTGACGCTCCGCCATCGCGCGCGCCGTCTTCGCCGCGGCCTCGGCCTCGCGCTCGACGGCCTGCGCTTCGCCCTCGAGGTTCGCCTTGAGCGTGCGCAGCTGGTTCTGCTTCTGCTGGATGACCATCTGCGCGGTCGCGCGCGCGACCTCGGCGCGACGCGTCGCCTCGGCCTGCGCCTGCTGCGTCTCCTGCGCGGCCTGCGACTCCGCGTTCTCCGCGTCGCGCAGCGCCGCCGCGATCACCGGGCGACCGATCGAGTCGAGATAGCCGGTCTGATCGCTGACGCTCTGGATCTTCAGCGTGTCGAGCGCGAGCCCGAGCTTCTGCAGATCGTCCTCGGCGGCGTGGATCAGCTTCTCCGCGAACTTGAGGCGATCGGTGTTCACCTCTTCGGGCGAGAGCTGCGCGAGCACCTCGCGCAGCGCGCCCTCGAGCGTCTGCTGCGCGACGACCTGGATGTCGCGCTGGCCACGGCCGAGGAAGCGCTCGACCGCGTTGCGGATCCACCGCAGGTCGCCGTGGACCTTCACGTTCGCGATCGCGTGGATCTGCAGCGGGATGTTGCCGCGCGAGTAGGCGTTCTCGACGACGATGTCGATCGGGATGATCGTCATGTCGAGGCGATCGACCTTCTCGAGGATCGGGATGCGGAAGGCGCGATGCCCGCCCTTCACGATGCGGTACCCGAGCTCGGTCCCGTCCTCCATCTTGTAGCGCTTGCCGCTGAAGACGAGCGCTTCGTTCGGCTGCGCGACGTAGAGGAACTGCTTCACGATCTGGATCAGCACGAGCGTGCCGATCGCGATCACGATCGCAGCGCCGACGACCATCCAGAGGATCGACGGATCGATCGGGAACTGCTGCGCCTGGACCGGTGCGTACGGGTCCTGATAGGGCTGATATCCGTACTGCTGCATTCTCTCGCTCTCCCTCCGATCACGCTCGCTCGTGACGCGCACGATCGAGCGTCCTCGCCTCTCGCGCCGCGGCGCAGACCCCCCGCGCACGCAGCCGCCCCGACTGCCGGCAGGCAGCCGAGAGCGTAGACGATCCCCAGCGCGGAGATCAGGCTTTGCTGAGACGGTCGGGCGTGAGGCGCGCGACCTTCGCGCGCGTGCCCTCCATCTCGACGACGATCACTTCTTCCTCGAGCGCGAACGACGCTCCGTCGATCGACACCGCGAGCAGATCGATGGTGCTGCCGCGCACCTCGACCCGGACCTTCCCGGTGCGCCCCGGACCGAACGCGACGAGCACGCGCGCCGTCTTGCCGACGTAGTCCTGCGTGGTCGCGGCGCTGTTCGAGTCGTCGGCGCGCACCCGGCGCATCAGCCACACAGCGCCGCCGCCCGCACCGAGGCCCATCGCGAGCGCGAGGATCGCCGCGACGATCGTGCTCGCCACGAGCCCGAGCCCGTCGAGCACGACGCCCGTCAGGCCGAAGAACGCGAGGAAGAACGTCCAGAACCGCAGCGAGAGGAACGCGACGAGGAAGGTCTCGAACCCGCCTGGCGCGTCGTGCCCGTCGGCGCTCGCGGCGCCCTCGGTGCCGTGCGATCCGTCGCCGTGCGACTCACCGCCGCCCAGCAGCATCGACGCGCCGAGCAGCACGCCCCCGAGCACCAGCGCGAATACGTAGACGTAGATCAACGGCTCCCCTCGCTGCTCCGGTGTACCAGCCTCGCGTCTCGGCGCTCAACCGGATGCTGTGGGCACACATTCCAACGCTTCGTGAAGTGATGCATCGTGACGCGCGCGCGAGGATACGCGGCGCCCCCGGCCTCGCTCCCCCGCGGCTTGCTTGACCGTGCAGAGCGGCGCCGTGTACGCAGGGGCGCCATGTCGGACCCCCTCGATCTCCTGCGCGAGAAGCGACTCGCCGCGATCGTCCAGGCGCCCGAGCGCGCGGCGCTCATCGCGCGCGCGGAGGCGGCGGCGCGCGGTGGGATCACGCTGCTCGCGCTGCCGGTGTCGGTCCCGTTCGTCGCGGAGATCGCGGCGGAGATCGCGGATCGCACCGACGCGATGGTCGGGCTCTGCGAGGTCGTGGAGAGCGAGCACCTCAACGTCGCGCTCGCCGCGGGCGCCGAGTGGGTGATCTCGCCGGTGTTCGACGCCGAGCTGATCGCGGCGTGCCGCCAGCGCGGGCTCGGGATCGTGCCGAGCGTCGCGACGCCGAGCGAGCTGCTCGCGGCGAGCCGCGCGCACGAAGGGCCGATCGCGATCTATCCCGCGGGCGCGCTCGGCGGGCTCGACTACGTGCAGCGCCTCGCGCGGGTGCGTCCGAGCGTGCCGCTGGTCGCGGCGGGCGGCATCGGGCCCGACAACGGGCCGCAGTACCTCGAGGTCGGCGCGGCCGCGATCATCGTCGACGTCGGGCTCTTCCCGGCGGAGAACGATCCCGCGTCGCAGGAGATCATCGCGGTGCGCGCGAGCGCGCTCGTCGAGATGTGCGGCCTCGCGCAGCCCGGCATGCGCGCGTCGCGCCCTTGAGGCGCGACCGCGCTCGGACGAACGTCAGCGCGCGCGATGCCCGCGCGTCGCGCCCTGGACCTTCTCGCCCAGGAACGCGCCGAAGAGCGACAGCATCACGCCGATGAAGCCCCCGACCACGTACGCCATGATCGTGGGGTCGAGGCCGCCTCCGGGCTCGCCCGGCGTGCGCCACATCAGGTACCCGATCGTCGGGATCGTCGCGATCACCGCGGCGAGCGCGGGCTCGAGGAACGTGCGGCCCGGCGACACGTAGCCGACCACGATGCCGCCGATGAACCAGGTCAGCGACGAGATCAGGATGCCCCACACGTTCTGGAACGGGTCGTACGCGGGGATCACCGCCGGGAGCACCGCGAGCGCGATCGCCTGGAACACGAAGTAGATCACGAACGCGATCGCGACCCACTTGAGCTCGAACCCCGTCTGCTGGTTCCTGCGCGCGGCCTCTTCCTCCGTCGAGTAGTCGGCGGAGACCGCCTCGAGCTTGGCGCCGCAGGAGACGCAGCGCGTCGCGTCGAACGCGTTCTTGAAGCCGCAGACGTGACAGACGATCGGGTCCTTCGAAGCCATCGAGGTCCTCTTCCTCTCGCGCCTTCCCCCGCGATCGCGCGGACGAACGGGGCCGCATTGTCGCGCTCCTACCCGTAGCTCCGCAACTCCGAAGCGAAACGGAGAGCCTCACGACGTGGCGCGAGGACCCTCGCGTGGCGCCCTGCCCCCACGAACCGGGCCCCGCGGAAGCAGTCCGCGCGAAGCCGTGGGCGGCACCTCGCTTGCTCCACACCGGAGCACCCGTTCGAGCCCCGAGCCCAGGAGGTCGTTCGATGGTCGACATCACGAAGACGATCGCGTCGATCGGCAATCGTCCCGAGGTCCGCAAAGCCGTCCGCTCGCTGCGCGAGGTCGGCGTGGGCAACGCGATCGCGGCGGTCGGCATCGTCCCGGTCGTCGGCACCGCGCTGATTCCCGGCGTGTTCGCCGCGGGCGCGTTGTTCGGCGCCGCGGCCGCGCTCGTCTTCACGCCGCGCACCCGCGAGGCGCTGAAGAAGGACATCGACGAGATGCTCGAGCAGCTGCGCGCCGGCGGGCGCGAGGACGCGGCGACCGCGGGCTGACGCAGCGGCGCGCGGCGACGACGACGCGATGACCGACGCCGACGTCGAGCTGCAGGCGCCCCCGCCGACGCTGCGCGTGATGACCTACAACACGCACGGCTGCGTCGGCACCGACGGAGTGCGCGCGCTCGAGCGCATCGCGGACGTGCTGCGCGCGTGCGACGCCGACGTGATCGGTCTCCAGGAGATCGACGTCGGGCGCACCCGCAGCGGCGGCCTCGACCAGGCCGAGGCGATCGCGGTGCGCCTCGGCATGAGCCACGTGTTCGGCGCCGCGCTCTACGACGGCCGCGGGCACTACGGCAACGCAGTGCTCTCGCGCCATCCGATCGAGCACGTGCGCACCGAGAAGCTGCCGACGTGGCGCGCCGTGAGCGAGCCGCGATGTTTCGTCCACACGCGCGTCGCCGCGCCGGGCGGCGAGCTCGACGTCGTGGTCACGCACTTCGGGCTCGGTCCGATCGAGCGCATGGGCCAGGCGCGCCACGTCGCGGCCGAGATCGAGCGGACGTCCTCGCCGCACACGGTGCTGCTCGGCGACTTCAACTGCGGGCGTGGGTCGATCGCCTACCGGCGCCTCACGACGAGCCTCGCCGATGCGCAGCAGCTGGGGCGCCCCGGGTACGTCTGCGCCACGTATCCGTCCTGGCGACCCATCTTGCGGATCGACCACGTCCTGGTGGGCGCCGGGCTCGAGGTCCTCGCCGCGGAAGTCCCGAACAAAGGGCTGGTTCGCGAGGCGTCGGATCATCTCCCGGTCGTCGTATCCGTGCGCCGGGCGCGCGCGGTGGAGCGTGCGCGCGGACGCCTCGCGTGAGGCGCGGTGCCACAGCAGGGAGCACGCAGTCAGGGCGTGTCTTTCGCGATCTCGACGTGATCTCGGCCCTCCGCGCCGTGGCACCAGCCGTGCAGAACGGCCCCGCGCACCCCCCGACGAACCCGATGGTTTCTCGACGCGCGTGGCCCCGGAGGCCCGCGCTCCTGCACGTCTCGGAGGAACGATGTCGATCCACAGCGCACGCGAAGGTTCCCTCGGCGCATATCTGCGCGCGGTCACCCGGATTCCCATGCTCACCCGCGAGGAAGAGCGCGATCTGGTGACGCGGATGAAGTCGACCGGCGAAGAGTCGCTGCGTCGCCGTCTCGTCGAGAGTCACCTGCGCCTCGTCGTGAAGATCGTGCGCGGCTACCCGGCGCTCCAGCGCTGCATGATGGACGCGATCCAGGAGGGCAACGTCGGCCTCCTCGTCGCGGCCGACCGCTTCGACCCCGAGCGCGGGGTGCTCTTCTCGACCTACGCGTCGCTCTGGATCCGCGCGTACGTCATCGCGTTCCTGCGTGATCGCCTGCGCGTCGTGCGCAGCTCGACGACCCGCGCGGGCCGCCGCCTCTTCTTCAACGTGGGCCGCGCGCACGCGTCGCTGCTCGCCGAGAACATCGAGCCGACGCGCGAGGCGATCGCGGAGCGCCTCGGCGTGGACGCGAGCGAGGTC includes:
- a CDS encoding flotillin family protein codes for the protein MQQYGYQPYQDPYAPVQAQQFPIDPSILWMVVGAAIVIAIGTLVLIQIVKQFLYVAQPNEALVFSGKRYKMEDGTELGYRIVKGGHRAFRIPILEKVDRLDMTIIPIDIVVENAYSRGNIPLQIHAIANVKVHGDLRWIRNAVERFLGRGQRDIQVVAQQTLEGALREVLAQLSPEEVNTDRLKFAEKLIHAAEDDLQKLGLALDTLKIQSVSDQTGYLDSIGRPVIAAALRDAENAESQAAQETQQAQAEATRRAEVARATAQMVIQQKQNQLRTLKANLEGEAQAVEREAEAAAKTARAMAERQLQEVRAALEGRRLQAEVVIPAEFQRQAQQILAKGAAAPTAENGAAAAEILALMSDAWQSMGPQAREIYVIQHLEEIVGTVVRSLENVSVDEVNVLDQGDGSALASYAATYPKMVAAVMSALRETTGVDVPAILGGDGRGNGASQGRA
- a CDS encoding flotillin family protein, with amino-acid sequence MAFVVPLFALAIIGVVAVIAMLVVIKNVLYVSGPNEVLVFSGWGKQTTADGKTIGYRFIKGGRTFRIPLFETVDRMDLTNMIIELQVKNAYSKGGIPLTVQGVANIKVPGEEPLIHNVVERFLGKSRNEIMEIAQETLEGNLRGVLATLTPEQVNQDKEAFAAKLTEEAEHDLSTIGLVLDTLKIQNVTDEVGYLDAIGRMLSAQVRRNAQIAEARTKAEAAEQKWRNTMEAEVSKLDAQMQVAAKENERRILDARTKREAMIAEQQAEVQALIAQSQAEIGMQDARIEQVKLQLQADIIQPAEAARQKAEQNAKAEAARIVEQGRATALVLKNLAATYRGSGTNGRDVLLMQKLVPMLGQITGTIGELKIDRLTVIGPGHGNGSGGDGSLAGKLVATSEQIKAATGLDVPEILRDKFGSPKPPTVPPSARTLPPGVAPRRGDNG
- a CDS encoding sigma-70 family RNA polymerase sigma factor, with amino-acid sequence MSIHSAREGSLGAYLRAVTRIPMLTREEERDLVTRMKSTGEESLRRRLVESHLRLVVKIVRGYPALQRCMMDAIQEGNVGLLVAADRFDPERGVLFSTYASLWIRAYVIAFLRDRLRVVRSSTTRAGRRLFFNVGRAHASLLAENIEPTREAIAERLGVDASEVESLLARLENRDVSLSAATGDGSRRTVEDTLANDLPGPEEVVAAHEERERAVSAINHFRQQLGDRDACIFDHRLVADEPASLRAVGEQIGVSGERVRQLERRLRDRLADHLRACA
- a CDS encoding bifunctional 4-hydroxy-2-oxoglutarate aldolase/2-dehydro-3-deoxy-phosphogluconate aldolase, with protein sequence MSDPLDLLREKRLAAIVQAPERAALIARAEAAARGGITLLALPVSVPFVAEIAAEIADRTDAMVGLCEVVESEHLNVALAAGAEWVISPVFDAELIAACRQRGLGIVPSVATPSELLAASRAHEGPIAIYPAGALGGLDYVQRLARVRPSVPLVAAGGIGPDNGPQYLEVGAAAIIVDVGLFPAENDPASQEIIAVRASALVEMCGLAQPGMRASRP
- a CDS encoding VOC family protein; translation: MSVKRTPGRVVWRELTTDDVEKAKAFYSALFGWRFVDFPMGEGAPPYPIAHVGEKSIGGIMKKPEGAPFPPFWLSYVSVEDVDATVARMSELGGSTMMPPTDVPEVGRLAIVSDFAGATIGLLKSNGDDPAGGRPQPGEFCWETITSPDLARAKKVYTSVLGWIETQMPGGSSTVFATGTGMEDGVADLGKAEGFPPMWVTYVVVETVEAARAKAETLGATIVVPLIEVPNVGRISFIQDPTGAHIGLFQPQF
- a CDS encoding endonuclease/exonuclease/phosphatase family protein produces the protein MTDADVELQAPPPTLRVMTYNTHGCVGTDGVRALERIADVLRACDADVIGLQEIDVGRTRSGGLDQAEAIAVRLGMSHVFGAALYDGRGHYGNAVLSRHPIEHVRTEKLPTWRAVSEPRCFVHTRVAAPGGELDVVVTHFGLGPIERMGQARHVAAEIERTSSPHTVLLGDFNCGRGSIAYRRLTTSLADAQQLGRPGYVCATYPSWRPILRIDHVLVGAGLEVLAAEVPNKGLVREASDHLPVVVSVRRARAVERARGRLA
- a CDS encoding NfeD family protein; protein product: MIYVYVFALVLGGVLLGASMLLGGGESHGDGSHGTEGAASADGHDAPGGFETFLVAFLSLRFWTFFLAFFGLTGVVLDGLGLVASTIVAAILALAMGLGAGGGAVWLMRRVRADDSNSAATTQDYVGKTARVLVAFGPGRTGKVRVEVRGSTIDLLAVSIDGASFALEEEVIVVEMEGTRAKVARLTPDRLSKA